In Deinococcus irradiatisoli, the genomic stretch CCACGGCCGCGCCTTCGGGTTTCCCGATGGAGAACCCGGCGGCGCCTCTACACTACGGAGCATGGCCCGGCCTTCTCTTTCCCAACTGCGCGTGTTCGTCACGGTGGCTGAGCAGGGCAGCTTTTCCGCCGCCGCTGCCGAACTCGGCATGTCGCAAAGCAGCCTCAGCGAAGCGGTGCGCTCGCTGGAAAAAGCGCTGGGCCGACCCCTGCTTCAGCGCCAGGTTCACGGCACCCGGCTGACCGAGGCCGGCGAGCGGGTGCTCGAACACGCCCTGAGAACCCTGCAGGCTGCCGACGATCTGGAACGCTCGCTGCAAGACGGCGCGCTTAGCGGCGAGCTGCGGCTGGCGACGTTTCGCAGCGTCGGCACCTACCTGCTGCCGCCCACCCTGGCCCGCCTGCGCCTGCTGCATCCGGGGGTCAGCGTCAAGGTGATGGCGGTGAGCAGCGACGCGCAGGCCGAGCAGCTGCTCTTACTCGGCCGGGCCGACGCCGCGCTGACCTCGCTGCCGCTGATGGGGCCGCTGATCCAGTGGCCGCTGCTGAACGACCCCTACGTCGTGCTGGCTCCTGTCGGGCGTGGCTCGCACCCCTTCTCGTTTGCCGAGCTGAGCCACACGCCGCTGCTGCTGCCGGCGCCGGGCGACACCTGCCACCTGAAGATCGCCCAGTACCTCCACGGGCACGGCGTCGACGTGAAGGCCGCCCAGCACATCGAGGAAGACAGCGTGACGCTGGGCATGGTGCAGCACGGTCTGGGCGTCAGCATCATGTCGGCCCTAACCGCCCAGCCGCTGCTGCCGGGCATTCAGGTGCTGCCCCTGCCCGCACCGCTGGAGCGCGCCCTGGGCTTGTCGGTGCAAGCCTCGCGGGCCAGCTTGCCGCTGCTGCGGGCCTTCGCCGAAATCATCCGCGACACCACCAACCGCACCTTCAGCGTGCCGGCCGGGCAGCTCTACCCGGCGGTCTGAGCCCCGGCTTCAGGGACGCAGGTCCAGCCGGGCCAGCAGCGCTTCGAGCTGGGCGCCCAGGGCCGCTTCGTCTCCGGCGTTCTCGATCACCGCGTCGGCCAGCTGGCGCTTTTGCTCGGCAGGCATCTGGGCGGCGTCGCGGGCCAGCACCGCTTCCCGGCTCAGCCCGTCGCGGGCCATCACCCGCTGCACGCGGGTTTCCAGCGGCGCGTCCACCAGCAGCACCGCTTCGAACAAGGGCCGCGAGCCGCCCTCGAACAAGAGCGGCACGTCCTGAATCACCGCCCGCGCGCCGCCTGCCTGGGCCGCCGTTTCCAGTGCCGCCATGCGGGCACGAACGCGCGGGTGGGTGATGGCGTTGAGCTTCTCCAGCGCTTCCGGGTGACCGAACACCCGCCCCGCCAGCGCCGGACGGTCGAGCTGCCCGCCGACCACCACACCGGGAAACACAGCTTCGATCTCGCGCAGCGTCTCGGGGTCACGGGTCACGGCGCGGGCCTGCTCGTCGGCGTCGAGGACGGTAAAGCCGCGTTGCCGCAGCCAGCGGGCCACCGTGCTCTTGCCCGCGCCGATCGAACCGGTCAGGCCAATGCGTCGTAGGGGCGGCATGGCGGCAGTCTAGCGGATGGGCGCCCAGCGCTTTAACTTCAGCTTGAGGCATTCGCAAGGCTGCTCCTGGCAACTCTCATCCCAGATCCTGAGAAGCTCTGGCACTGTGAGGCATGACCACGCTGCCGAGTTCCGCGTCCGCCTCTGCGGCGGCCCACCCGTCTGAAGCGCATCCGAGCCTGCTCGGCGGCCAGCACCTCCTGACACCCGATCTGGTGCGGGTGCGCCTGCCGCTGTCGAACGTGTTTCTGCTGGGCACGCCCGGAACGCCCTGGGTGCTGATCGATGCTGGGCATCCCGGCAGTACCCAGCTGATTCTGAGGGCCGTATCGGAGCGCTTCGGCAGCGACGCCAGACCGCAGGCCATCGTGCTCACACACGGCCACCTCGACCACATCGGCGCGCTCCATGCCCTGCTCGAAAGGTGGGGCGACGTGCCGGTGTACGCCCATGCCCTGGAACAGCCCTACCTCAGCGGCCAGTCGGCCTACCCGCCGCCGGACCCCAGCGTGGGCGGCAGCATGAGCGCCGTGTCGCCGGTCTTTTTGCCGGGGCCGTACGACTTCCGGCCGCACCTGCGCGACCTCGCCGATCTCGGCGACCTGCCGGCCCTGCAAGGGTGGGAGGTGATAGAAACGCCGGGGCACACGCCGGGGCATGTTTCGTTGTGGCGCGGCCGCGACAAGGTGCTGATCGCCGGAGACGCCTTCGTGACCACCGTGCAGGAAGACCTCGGCTCGGCCATGAGCCTGCGGCCCCAGCTGGTTCACCGCCCACCGGCCTACTACACCCCTGACTGGGACGCGGCCAAACGGAGCGTGGCGAAACTGGCCGCGCTGGAACCGGAACTGGCCGTGACCGGGCACGGCGACGCCATGCAGGGCCGCCGCCTGCAGCTCGAACTCCGAAAGCTGGCGACCAATTTTGACGAAGTCGCCCGGCCACGGGTGGGCCGCTACGCCCGGCAACCGGCCATCACCGACGCATCGGGCGTGCGCAGCCTGCCGCCGGCCCGGCCCACTGTCCACGGGCTGTTCGTGGCGCTGGCGGCGTTGGGTCTGTTGATGGTCTGGAACACCACCCGGCCCTCCCCGCGCCGAATTCGCCGGGGGCGCTTAGAGTAGGGAGCGTGATGATCTACCGGCCCTTTGGGCGAAGCGACTTTGAAGTCTCGGCGTTGGGATTTGGCGCCGGGCACATCGGTGGCGACGACCTCGGCGAACAGGCCGCCGGCCAGCTGCTCAACGAGGTGGTGGACCGGGGCATTACCCTCATCGATACTGCCCGGGGCTACGGCCTTTCGGAGGAGCGTATCGGGCGCCACCTGGCCTGGCGGCGAAAGGATTTCATTCTCTCGACCAAGGGCGGCTACGGCGTCGAGGGCGTGCCCGACTGGACGCCAGAGAACATCCGCTGGGGCGTTGAGCGGGCGCTGGAGACCCTGAACACCGATTACCTCGACATCTTCCACCTGCATTCCTGCCCGCTGGAAACGCTGCAAAACGAGGAGTTGCTCGGCGCTCTGCAGCAAGTCAAGGCCGCCGGGCAGGTGCGGGCCATCGCCTACTCCGGCGAGAACGAAGCGTTGCGTTGGGCCACCCATTGCGGCGTGTTCGACAGCGTGCAGTGCAGCGTCAATCCGTTCGAGCAGCGGGTGCTGCCCCAGCTGCGCCGCGCCGCGGAAGGCGGCCTGGGCGTGATCGCCAAGCGCCCGCTGGCGAACGTGCCGTGGCGCTACGCCGAGCAGCCGCGTGGCGAGTACGCCGAAGCCTACTGGCTGAGAATGCGGGCGATGGACTACGCCCCGCCGCTGCCCTGGACCGAGTTTGCCCTGCGCTTCAGCGCTTTTGCCGAGGGGGTCAGCAGCGCCATTGTCGGCAGCCGGAACCTCGTGAACATCGAGGCGAACATCGAACTGCTTTCGCGCGGCCCGCTGCCGGAAGCGTTACGGCGTGAAGTCGAGGCTGCTTTTCAGGCGCACGATCAGGGCTGGGAAGGTCAGGTCTAGCTTAAAGCTGCGCGTGGAGTGCCCTGGAAAGCGCCCCCGCCGCCGCGACCCCGGCCCGCAGCAACTCGCTGTACTGCTCCGGCGTGATCGGCTGCCCCTCGGCCCCGCCCTGCGCTTCCAGAATCAGTCCGCTGCCGGTGGCGACGACGTTCAGATCGGCGCTGGCCTGCATGTCCTCGCTGTATTCGAGGTCCACCAGAAGTTGCCCGCCGACATAGCCCACGCTCACCGCGCCGAGTTCGTGCAGCAGCGGCCACTCGCTGAGGGTGCCGCGCTTGATCAGCCGGTCGGCCAGATCGAAGAGGGCCGCGTACCCGGCCAGCACGCTGGTCACGCGGGTGCCGCCGTCGGCCTGCAACACGTCGCAATCGACGATCAGGGTCTGGTTCTTGAAGAACTTCAGATCGAGCGACGAGCGAAACGAGCGCCCCAGCAAGCGCTGAATCTCGTGCCGCCGGCCATTTTGCAGGTTGCGCTCGCGGTTCAGACGGTCGTGGGTGGCGCGCGGCAGCATCGAGTACTCGGCCATCAGCCAGCCTTCCTTCTTGCCGCGCATGTGCGGCGGCACCTTCGGATCGAGGCTGACGGTGGCGAGCACCCGGGTCTGGCCCAGTTCCACCAGGGCGCTGCCCTCGGCGTAGGCGTTGACCTGACGGCTGACCTTCAGGGAGCGCGGTTCGAGCGGCGAGCGGCCCGCCCTCACGACGCGGCGCTCCCGCTCAGCTGAATCTGAGGCAGTCGGGCCAGATGCACGTTCACCGGTTCGCCCAGCAGCGCCGACATCACCGGGGCGGCCCTGTCGGGGTCGGCGGTGGCGAAGTACTGCACGCTGCCCGGCCCCTCTCCCTCTTCTGCCTGGCCCAGCACCTGAGGCGCCAGCACCGCCTGGGTTCGCCGCGCCACCGCCGCGCCGGAGTCGAGCAGCGCGAAGGTTTCCCCGAACTCGGCCCGGATGCTGCCCGCCAGAAACGGGTAGTGGGTGCAGCCCAGCACCAGTTGGTCGGCTCCGGCATCGGCGGCGGGCTGCAGCACTTCGCGCAGCACTGCTCGCGTGCGCGGCGACTCGGCCTGACCCACTTCGACCAGCGGCACCAGTTCGGGGTGGCTCAGATGCAGCACCCGCACCCCCGCCGGCACGGCGAAGCGCTCGGTGACTTCCCGCAGCAGCGCGCCGCCCAGCGTGACCGGCGTGGCCAGCACCGCCACCGTGCCGCTGCGGGTGGCCGCCACCGCCGGTTTGAGTGCCGGCACCAGCCCCACGATGGGAAAGTCCGGGCCGTAACGGCGGCGCAGGAAATCGAGGCTGAAGGCGCTGGCGGTGTTGCAGGCCACCACCCCGCCCCGGCAGCCCTGAGCGCGCAGCCAGTCGAAGCAGGCGGTGGTCAGCTCGCGGACCTCCGGCTCGCTGCGCCGGCCGTAAGGTACGTGCGCGGTGTCGGCCAGATACACGAAGTCCTCGTGCGGCAGCGCCCGGCGCAGTTCGCGCAGCACGCTGAGGCCGCCCATCCCCGAATCGAAGACCCCGATGGGCCGCCGCTGCCCGTGTGCTGACCGCTGCTCCTCGTGCGCCATATCCAGGGAAGTCTAGCGGGTCTGGCCGGAACAAAAGCGCCGCCCGCCGACTTACTCGGTGGGCGGCAGACAGAACCTGGCCTCAGCGCGGGGAGTTGTCGTACACCGTGACGCTGCCGCTGGCCGAGCCGGTCGCCGCGCCGCTGGTGTAGGTCGCCGTGACGGTGTAGCTGCCCAGCGCCATGTCGAGCCTCGGCGCGCAGCCACCGGCGGTGTAATTGTGGGTCGCACTGACGGCCTTCCAGCTCAGCAAGGCGCACGAGGCACTCAGCCCGTTCACCGTCACCGAGCCGGCGAAATTCACCAGGGCGCTGCCCACCGGGGTGCCCACCGAGTACGGCAGCTTGGGCGCGGTGATGGTCACCACGACCGTGGGCGTCGGGGGCGCGGGCGCCTGCGCCACCGTGACATTGACCGACTTGGTGTCGGTGCGGTCATCGAAGGTCAGGCTGGCTGTCAGGGTGCGCGGGCCGGCGGTGGTGAACTTGACGCTGGGCACGCAGCCGCTCCAGGGGCCTTCACCGGCCTTGCTGCTCTTCCAGACGGTGGGGGTGCAGTCGATGACGCTGTCGTTGCCGGGGCCGCCCAGGAACTGCATGGTCTGCACCTGAAAGACGATCGGGGTGGTGAGCGGCAGGGTCGCATTGGCCGGCGGATACAGCACCGTGACCAGCGGGTAGCCGCCGTCGTGAACGAACAAGCTGATCTGCCCGCTGTTGCCGTCCGAATCCTTGGCGGTGGCGGTGATGGTGTCCGATGCGCCGCTGCCGGAAAGGTTCAGGCTGGCGCTGGCGCCGCTGCCCACCTTGCCGAGCTTGGCCGAGGTCCACACCACGCTGGCGCCGCAGCAGTTGGGGCCGTCGGTGGCGTCGGAGACCTTGGCGGTGAAGGTCTTGGGCTTCTGGAAGTTGAAGTAGACCGGCAGCTGAATGCCGCCCGCGAAATTGACCGGCGCGGTCAAGCTGACCTGCGGCCCTGAGCCGCCGTTGCCCTGCACCACCTCGCTGTTCCACTTGGCCGAGCGGCTGGACGGCATGTTCAGGCGCGAAAGGTCGGAGAAGAACTTGGTGACGTAGTCCACCGGCACGTAGTAGTACCCGGCGTCGCCTGCGCCGCAACCCCAGGAATTCTTGATGATGAAGTAGCCGCCGCCTGCGCCCTGCGGCGCGTTCGGCAGGCGCTTGGCGAGCGCGGCGTTGGAGATGAAGCCGGTCATCAGCACGACGTGCCCGCCCCGGCCGTTGGCCTCACTGTAATCGGTCACGAACCCGCCGGTCGCTCCGGCATTGTCCCAGCCTTTGAAGACCCCGAAGGACGCCAGCAGCGGCTGACCGTTGGCCAGCAAGGCCCGCAAGGTGTTGACCGGGAAATGGTTGCGGCGGGTATGGGCCGAGGAACTCGACCACTGGTTGTGCCACACAGTGGTGGTGTTGCTGCCGTCCACACCGCCGCCGACATTGACGACCGTGTAGTAAGCGCAGAACGTGCCGAAAATCGGCACCGTGGTGCAGTACACCGGGCTTTCGTGGGCGGTCTGCGAGCAGTAGCCGCTGTAGCTGGAGCAGGCGTTGTTGTACGAAGCGGCGGTGCCGGCCACCCCCGAATCAAAGGCGGTGCTGGGGCGCCCGTACGCCTGGTTGTAGGTCCAGGCGCCTTCGCCAGGAATCTTGTCATTGTGGCTGAGCATGTTCTGCAGGGCCGACTCGGCGCTGTAGCCGTCCCAGAAATCGCTGGGGTCGTAGTTGCGCTTGTTCTTGTTGACGAGGTACTGCTCGCTGAGGTTCAGGGTCTGCCCGTTGACCACCAGTTCGCGGCTTTCCAGCGCGGCCACGGCGGCAAAGCCCCAGCAGGTGCCGCGCATGCCCTGCTGCTTGACGGGCGTGGTGAAACGCTTGAGCGGCCACCAGAAGTTGCTGAAAATGCCGCTGGCCGACGGCGTGCAGGTGCCCTGGGTATCCACCCCGTTGCCCGGCCCCGACTGAACCCCGAGCGACTGGCCATGCAGCGTGGCGCCGCCCAGGCCCTGCGGCTCCAGGCGGGTGTTGTCGAGGTTCTCTACGCTGGCGAGCACGTCGTCGAGGGTGTCCAGGGCGTCCATGATCTGGCTCACCGACTGCCCGGCCAGGCTCACGGGGCGCGGCACCCGGCCCTGTACCGCTGTGGGCGCGGCGTCGTAGGCGGCCTGATAGGCGGCCAGCGCATTGGCCGGCGTCGCCGCCTGCTTGTAGGTTTCCACGATCTGGCGCATGCGGCTTTGTTTGCCCAGCGTGATGGTGTTGAAGGTGCTGCCGTCGTTGTTCTTGACGCTGATGATGTAGTCGCCGCCGGGCGTCTGCGGCAGGTCGGGGGTCTGGCTCAACAGCGCCTGCACGTCGGGGCTGCGCTGGGCTTCGGGAATGGCTTCCAGAAAGGCCCGGTCCTGGGCGTACTGGTCGCGCCACTTCTGCTCCTGGGCCTTGAGGTCCTGGGCAGTGATGAGTTGCAGTTCGCCGCTCTTGACCTTGGCGGCGAACTCGTCCTGGCTCAGCGTGGTGGCGTCGGCCGGCGCGCTGCCGGCCCAGGCGTTGGCCGACGTGAACAGCGAGGTGTCGCCCGGCGGCTTGGGACTGTTCCCCGAACAGGCCACCAGCACGGCGCTGAGCAGCAACGGTAGAGCGGAATATTTCATG encodes the following:
- a CDS encoding LysR family transcriptional regulator, which codes for MARPSLSQLRVFVTVAEQGSFSAAAAELGMSQSSLSEAVRSLEKALGRPLLQRQVHGTRLTEAGERVLEHALRTLQAADDLERSLQDGALSGELRLATFRSVGTYLLPPTLARLRLLHPGVSVKVMAVSSDAQAEQLLLLGRADAALTSLPLMGPLIQWPLLNDPYVVLAPVGRGSHPFSFAELSHTPLLLPAPGDTCHLKIAQYLHGHGVDVKAAQHIEEDSVTLGMVQHGLGVSIMSALTAQPLLPGIQVLPLPAPLERALGLSVQASRASLPLLRAFAEIIRDTTNRTFSVPAGQLYPAV
- the coaE gene encoding dephospho-CoA kinase (Dephospho-CoA kinase (CoaE) performs the final step in coenzyme A biosynthesis.) produces the protein MPPLRRIGLTGSIGAGKSTVARWLRQRGFTVLDADEQARAVTRDPETLREIEAVFPGVVVGGQLDRPALAGRVFGHPEALEKLNAITHPRVRARMAALETAAQAGGARAVIQDVPLLFEGGSRPLFEAVLLVDAPLETRVQRVMARDGLSREAVLARDAAQMPAEQKRQLADAVIENAGDEAALGAQLEALLARLDLRP
- a CDS encoding MBL fold metallo-hydrolase, producing the protein MTTLPSSASASAAAHPSEAHPSLLGGQHLLTPDLVRVRLPLSNVFLLGTPGTPWVLIDAGHPGSTQLILRAVSERFGSDARPQAIVLTHGHLDHIGALHALLERWGDVPVYAHALEQPYLSGQSAYPPPDPSVGGSMSAVSPVFLPGPYDFRPHLRDLADLGDLPALQGWEVIETPGHTPGHVSLWRGRDKVLIAGDAFVTTVQEDLGSAMSLRPQLVHRPPAYYTPDWDAAKRSVAKLAALEPELAVTGHGDAMQGRRLQLELRKLATNFDEVARPRVGRYARQPAITDASGVRSLPPARPTVHGLFVALAALGLLMVWNTTRPSPRRIRRGRLE
- a CDS encoding aldo/keto reductase; protein product: MIYRPFGRSDFEVSALGFGAGHIGGDDLGEQAAGQLLNEVVDRGITLIDTARGYGLSEERIGRHLAWRRKDFILSTKGGYGVEGVPDWTPENIRWGVERALETLNTDYLDIFHLHSCPLETLQNEELLGALQQVKAAGQVRAIAYSGENEALRWATHCGVFDSVQCSVNPFEQRVLPQLRRAAEGGLGVIAKRPLANVPWRYAEQPRGEYAEAYWLRMRAMDYAPPLPWTEFALRFSAFAEGVSSAIVGSRNLVNIEANIELLSRGPLPEALRREVEAAFQAHDQGWEGQV
- the rph gene encoding ribonuclease PH; this encodes MRAGRSPLEPRSLKVSRQVNAYAEGSALVELGQTRVLATVSLDPKVPPHMRGKKEGWLMAEYSMLPRATHDRLNRERNLQNGRRHEIQRLLGRSFRSSLDLKFFKNQTLIVDCDVLQADGGTRVTSVLAGYAALFDLADRLIKRGTLSEWPLLHELGAVSVGYVGGQLLVDLEYSEDMQASADLNVVATGSGLILEAQGGAEGQPITPEQYSELLRAGVAAAGALSRALHAQL
- the murI gene encoding glutamate racemase yields the protein MAHEEQRSAHGQRRPIGVFDSGMGGLSVLRELRRALPHEDFVYLADTAHVPYGRRSEPEVRELTTACFDWLRAQGCRGGVVACNTASAFSLDFLRRRYGPDFPIVGLVPALKPAVAATRSGTVAVLATPVTLGGALLREVTERFAVPAGVRVLHLSHPELVPLVEVGQAESPRTRAVLREVLQPAADAGADQLVLGCTHYPFLAGSIRAEFGETFALLDSGAAVARRTQAVLAPQVLGQAEEGEGPGSVQYFATADPDRAAPVMSALLGEPVNVHLARLPQIQLSGSAAS
- a CDS encoding C1 family peptidase, which gives rise to MKYSALPLLLSAVLVACSGNSPKPPGDTSLFTSANAWAGSAPADATTLSQDEFAAKVKSGELQLITAQDLKAQEQKWRDQYAQDRAFLEAIPEAQRSPDVQALLSQTPDLPQTPGGDYIISVKNNDGSTFNTITLGKQSRMRQIVETYKQAATPANALAAYQAAYDAAPTAVQGRVPRPVSLAGQSVSQIMDALDTLDDVLASVENLDNTRLEPQGLGGATLHGQSLGVQSGPGNGVDTQGTCTPSASGIFSNFWWPLKRFTTPVKQQGMRGTCWGFAAVAALESRELVVNGQTLNLSEQYLVNKNKRNYDPSDFWDGYSAESALQNMLSHNDKIPGEGAWTYNQAYGRPSTAFDSGVAGTAASYNNACSSYSGYCSQTAHESPVYCTTVPIFGTFCAYYTVVNVGGGVDGSNTTTVWHNQWSSSSAHTRRNHFPVNTLRALLANGQPLLASFGVFKGWDNAGATGGFVTDYSEANGRGGHVVLMTGFISNAALAKRLPNAPQGAGGGYFIIKNSWGCGAGDAGYYYVPVDYVTKFFSDLSRLNMPSSRSAKWNSEVVQGNGGSGPQVSLTAPVNFAGGIQLPVYFNFQKPKTFTAKVSDATDGPNCCGASVVWTSAKLGKVGSGASASLNLSGSGASDTITATAKDSDGNSGQISLFVHDGGYPLVTVLYPPANATLPLTTPIVFQVQTMQFLGGPGNDSVIDCTPTVWKSSKAGEGPWSGCVPSVKFTTAGPRTLTASLTFDDRTDTKSVNVTVAQAPAPPTPTVVVTITAPKLPYSVGTPVGSALVNFAGSVTVNGLSASCALLSWKAVSATHNYTAGGCAPRLDMALGSYTVTATYTSGAATGSASGSVTVYDNSPR